From Amycolatopsis sp. YIM 10, the proteins below share one genomic window:
- the ilvD gene encoding dihydroxy-acid dehydratase: MADLKPRSRDVTDGMERAAARGMLRAVGMGDEDFAKPQIGIASSWNEITPCNLSLQRLAQASKQGVHAGGGFPMEFGTISVSDGISMGHEGMHFSLVSREVIADSVETVMQAERLDGSVLLAGCDKSLPGMLMAAARLDVASVFLYAGSILPGTVDGREVTIIDAFEAVGACARGLISREEVDKIERAICPGEGACGGMYTANTMACAAEALGMSLPGSASPPSVDRRRDRFARESGEAVVGLLGAGITARQILTREAFENAIAVVMALGGSTNAVLHLLAIAHEAEVELTLDDFTRIGDRVPHLADVKPFGRHVMTAVDRVGGVPVVMKALLDAGLLHGDCLTVTGKTLAENLAELAPPELDGEVVRKLSDPIHPTGGLTILHGSLATDGAVVKSAGFDSTRFEGTARVFDGEQAAMDALPTLQAGDVVVIRYEGPRGGPGMREMLAVTGAIKGAGLGKDVLLLTDGRFSGGTTGLCVGHVAPEAAHGGPIAFVDDGDPIVLDLTTRTLDVVVDPAELARRREGWTAPVSHRTGVLGKYARLVGSAAQGAVCS; the protein is encoded by the coding sequence CCGTCGGCATGGGTGACGAGGACTTCGCGAAACCGCAGATCGGCATCGCGTCCTCGTGGAACGAGATCACCCCGTGCAACCTCTCGCTGCAACGGCTGGCGCAGGCGAGCAAGCAGGGCGTGCACGCCGGCGGTGGCTTCCCGATGGAGTTCGGCACCATCTCGGTGTCCGACGGGATCTCCATGGGGCACGAGGGAATGCACTTCTCGCTGGTGTCCCGCGAGGTGATCGCCGACTCGGTGGAGACGGTCATGCAGGCCGAGCGCCTCGACGGCTCGGTGCTGCTGGCCGGGTGCGACAAGAGCCTGCCGGGCATGCTGATGGCCGCCGCCCGGCTCGACGTGGCCTCGGTTTTCCTCTACGCGGGCTCGATCCTGCCCGGCACGGTGGACGGCCGCGAGGTCACCATCATCGACGCCTTCGAGGCGGTCGGCGCGTGCGCGCGCGGGCTGATCTCCCGGGAAGAAGTGGACAAGATCGAGCGGGCGATCTGCCCAGGCGAAGGCGCGTGCGGTGGCATGTACACCGCGAACACGATGGCGTGCGCGGCCGAGGCGCTGGGCATGTCGCTGCCGGGATCGGCCAGCCCGCCGTCGGTGGACCGCCGCCGCGACCGGTTCGCGCGCGAGAGCGGCGAAGCCGTGGTCGGGCTGCTCGGCGCGGGCATCACCGCGCGGCAGATCCTCACCCGCGAGGCCTTCGAGAACGCGATCGCCGTGGTGATGGCGCTCGGCGGGTCGACGAACGCGGTGCTGCACCTGCTGGCCATCGCGCACGAAGCCGAGGTCGAGCTGACCCTGGACGACTTCACCCGCATCGGCGACCGGGTGCCGCACCTGGCCGACGTGAAACCGTTCGGGCGGCACGTGATGACCGCGGTCGACCGGGTCGGCGGCGTGCCGGTGGTGATGAAGGCACTGCTGGACGCGGGCCTGCTGCACGGCGACTGCCTGACCGTCACCGGGAAGACGCTGGCCGAGAACCTGGCCGAGCTGGCACCGCCGGAACTGGACGGCGAGGTGGTGCGCAAGCTGTCCGACCCGATCCACCCGACCGGCGGGCTGACCATCCTGCACGGCAGCCTCGCGACCGACGGCGCGGTGGTGAAGAGCGCCGGCTTCGACTCGACGCGTTTCGAAGGCACCGCAAGGGTTTTCGACGGTGAGCAGGCGGCGATGGACGCGCTGCCGACGCTGCAGGCCGGTGACGTGGTGGTGATCCGGTACGAGGGTCCGCGCGGCGGGCCGGGCATGCGGGAGATGCTCGCGGTGACCGGCGCGATCAAGGGCGCCGGGCTGGGCAAGGACGTCCTGCTGCTCACCGACGGCCGGTTTTCCGGTGGTACCACGGGATTGTGCGTCGGGCACGTGGCGCCGGAAGCCGCGCACGGCGGGCCGATCGCCTTTGTCGACGACGGGGACCCGATCGTGCTGGACCTGACCACCCGGACGCTGGACGTGGTGGTGGACCCGGCCGAACTCGCGCGACGGCGGGAAGGCTGGACGGCGCCGGTCAGCCACCGGACCGGCGTGCTCGGCAAGTACGCGCGCCTGGTGGGCTCGGCCGCTCAGGGCGCCGTCTGTTCGTGA